CACCACCAGCACCTCCAGACAATTGTGATGATCCAGATGCACGTGCAGGGTGGAGATGATGGAATGATGATGATCGTGTTGGAAATCCGTCAGGGCCTCCGTCAAATGCGGTTTGTGATGATCATAGACCAGCGTGATCGTGCCCGCGATCTCCCGCTCCGGCGACTCCTGCATCTGATCCACCAGCCGGTCCCGAATCATGTCCGCCACCGCCTGCGAACGATTGTCAAAACCCTTGGCCCGCACCCAGTCATCCAACTGCTTCAACAACTGCGGGGGAAGACTCACCGTGAAACGCGCCGCTAATTCTTTTTTCATAGGCAATTTCGCTATGACTCAGCATTTTGCCCAACGCCCAACATCGCGCAATCCAAAACCCGGCGTCCCTCGCCCCCTCCAAGCAACCCTGCGGCCAATCTTCTGCTGGCCAAGACCGCGCGCCGGGCGTATAATGTTTTTGAAAAATAACTGCGCTCAACCTATGGACATCACCTTCAAGTGCCCCGCCTGTGAACAGGAGCTGGAAGTGGACGCCTCCGGCGCCGGCAGCGAAATCGAATGCCCCTCCTGCAGCACGCTCATCGTCATCCCCAGTCCGCCGGAGGAAGCGGCCCCGGCCACGCCGGAAGCCGTCTTGAATCCCATCGCCACCTCCGCCGCCGCCAAGGAAGAAAAGCATTTCAAGGTGCCCACCACCAAGGCCCCCGTCCAGGCGCTCATTAAAAAAGCCGCCCGTCCGCTCGAATTCGCCGCCCAGGAAAGTGACCGTGTCCTGCGCATCAAAACCGTCCGCCGCTCGGAATGCCTGGAATTCGGCAAGGACAAATTTGACGAAACCGTCTCCGACATCCTGCAAAAAATCGGGGAAAAACACCTCCTCGGCCTGTACCCGGTGACCTATTCCCATATTGACCCCACTTCCCAGAAACTCGTCGAGGATTACGGCGTCATCATCTACTTCCGCGGCTAGCGTCCGGCCCGCATCCTCCCGCCATGCAATGCCTGGTCACCGCCGGCCCCACGTACGAGCCGCTCGATGAAGTCCGCCGCCTCACCAATTTTTCCACCGGCGCCCTCGGCTGCCGGCTGGCCGCCGCCCTCCGGCAGGCGGGCCATGCAGTGTGCCTCCTCCTCAGCGAACAGGCCACCGCCGCGCCCCCCGCCGGCTGGACCGGCAACATCCGGCGATTCTCCACCACGCAAAGCCTGCACGACCAGCTCGCTGCCCTCGCCGGCCCCAGCATCCAGGCCGTGTTTCATGCCGCCGCCGTGAGCGACTTCACCTTCGGCCGCATCTATCGCCAGTTGGCCGCCGGCCAGTTGCAGGAAATTCACGGAGCGAAAATCGAATCCCGCGGCGCCCCTTTGCTGGCCGAACTGACCCCCACCCCCAAGCTCCTTCCCCGCATGGCCGGCTGGTTTCCCCGCGCCCTGATTGTCGGATGGAAATACGAACTCGAGGGCACGCCCGACGATGCCCTCGCCAAAGCCCGGCGCCAGCTCGAGGAAGCCCGCACTCACGCCTGCGTCCTCAACGGCCGCGCCTACGGCCCCGGCTTTGCCCTGGTCACGCCCGGTCATCCCCCCCGGCACTGCGACGACCAGCCCGCGCTGTTTGCCGCCCTCCTTCGCCTGCTGGGCGAGCACCCGCCCCGTTGAGCCGTGCCGGCCGCGCCGCCCCTTCGCTCACGCTCCCCCGCCCCCCAACTGTCGGCGGGCCAGCTCCCGGGCGGCCTCCACCAGGCTTAAATCACGGCGCAAATCAGCAAAACGAAAATCCGGCAGCCCGCTTTGCGCCTGGCCGGTCAATTCCCCCGGCCCCCGCAACCGCAAATCTTCCTCGGCAATTGCAAAGCCATCCTCATGCTTCACCAGCGTTTCCAGCCGTTCCAGCGCCTCCGGAGTTTTGGTGCCTGCCAGCAATATGCAATAGGACGCATGCGCGCCCCGCCCGATGCGCCCGCGAAGTTGATGCAGTTGCGCCAGTCCAAAACGCTCCGCGTTCTCCACCACCATCACCGTCGCGTTGGGCACGTCCACCCCCACCTCAATCACGCTGGTGGCCAGCAGCACTTGCGTGCGATTGGCCCGAAAATCCGCCATCACCCGCTCCCGCTCCGCCGCCGGCATCCGCCCGTGCGCCACGCCCACCCGCCACGGCTGCAGCAGCCGCCGCACCTGCTCCCCTTCCTCCAGCAGCGCCTTCAAGCCGTTCTCGCTGTCGCCCTCTTCCAGCCGCGGATAAACCACATAGGCCTGCCGGCCCGCCTCGAGCTGCTGCCGCACAAATTCCCACACCTTGGGCGCCTTGTCCGGCGTGCGGACAAACGTGCGGATGTGCCCCCGCCCCACCGGCCGTTCATCCAGCACCGAAACATCCAAATCCCCATACAACGTCAGCCCCAGCGTCCGTGGAATGGGCGTGGCCGTCATGATGAGCAAGTGCGGATAGCGCCCCTTGCGCACCAGCGCCTCCCGTTGAGCCACCCCAAACTTGTGCTGTTCATCAATGATTACCAATCCCAGCCGCGGCGGCGCGAAATCCTCTGTCAACAGCGCATGCGTCCCAATCGCCAACTGCGGCGAGGCCGTCCCGGCCACCTCCGCCGGCCGCCCGGAGATGTGCAGAACCACCGGCACCCCCAGCGGCGCCAGCCACTGGCGGAAGGTCTGATAATGCTGCTCCGCCAACAGCGTCGTGGGCGCCATCAGCGCGGCATCATAACCACTTTCCAACGCCATCAACGCCGCACAAGCCGCCACTACCGTCTTCCCTGTCCCCACATCCCCCTGCAACAACCGCCGCATGGGACACTTCCCACTCATGTCCTGGCGGATTTCCCGCAAAACACGCGTCTGAGCCTGCGTAAGCTTGAACGCCAGGCGCGCCAAAAATGGCTTGATTAGCCGGTTGTTATCCCCGCCGCATGGCAGCGGCCGGGCGCGCTCCTGCAACTTCAGCCGCCGGCTTTGCAGCCGAAGTTGCAGCTCCAGCAGCTCTTCCATCGCCAGCCGCCGCCGCGCCCGCTCCACCTCCTCCATCTCCGCGGGAAAATGCAGCCGGTTCAGCGCCTCGCCCCGCGGCAGATAACCGGCTTGCACCAGCTCCGGATGCGTCTCAGAAATCTGATGCGCCAACTGCCGCAACGTACGCCACACCAGTCCCCGCAACCACCGTTGCGTCAATCCCTCCGTCAGGGGATACACCGGCGTGATGCGCTCAAAATGCGCCCCCGCCTCCTCGTCCGCCTCCAATACTTCGGTTTCGGGATGATCCATCGTGGCCGGCCGCAAATGCCGCACGGCGCCAAACACAATCACCTCGTCTCCCACCCGAAAATATTTCTCCATGAACGGCAGATTCCACCAATGGCAGTACAGCCGTCCGGAGCCGTCCTCAAGAATCAGCTCATACACCGATTTGCTGCGGCGCTGGTAATATTTCACCCCATGCACGACAACCCGTCCCCGCACCAGAGCCGTTTGTCCCGGTTGTAACGTCCCAATCGGCACCGTTTGCCGCCGGTCTTCATAACGGCGGGGACGATGCAAGAGCAGGTCTTCAACGGTTTGAATCCCCAGCTTGCCCAACAATTCCGCGCGCTCAGCGCCGACGCCCCACAAACAGGTCACCGGCTGATTCAGAATGCATGTTGCAGGCTTTGCGCTGTCCACGGCTTGAGCGTAATGCATCCCGGCGCTGGTGACGAGATGAAAGCCCTTCAGTTTTTTGACCGGCTGCCGATGTTGAAGTATATTGGTCAACCAGTCCGCGCGTCCCGAACGACGGTAAACACAGAAACATTTTCTGGTTGGCCAGCTTGCTTATGAAACCGTTGGGCTTTCCCGACTCGCATTATCTTTCTGCCGCCCATGGATGGCTCGAATTGGGGCTTGTCTCCGAAGCCGAAGCCGAGCTTCAGCGCCTCGCCCCCGCCCATCGTCAACATCCGGAAGTCTTGCGCTTGCTCTGCCGGGTGGCCTGGGAAAACCAGCGCTGGCGTCAGTGCGCCGAAGCCGCCCGAAGCCTCGCGCAGGCAGCGCCCGAGGATAGCGCCGGCTGGGTGTACCTCGCACACAGCCTCCACCAATTGGGCAGAACCACCGAAGCGTATCAGTTGCTGAGCCAGGTGCAGGACACTGCGAAACCAGACCCGGGAATGGCCTTGGGGCTCTCCTGCCTGGCCTGCTGTCTGGGGCATTGGGAGGAAAGCCAGGATTGGCTCGCCCGCGCCTTCGAGCTGGCCGCCCAGCCCCACGAACGCGAACAACTCAAGGCAAGGGCGCTTATTGAACCGGCGCTGGCCCCCCTGCGCGACATCATCCAGCATCTGGCCTGATGCCCGGGCGGTTCAAGGAATGAGCACCCGCAGGCACCGCGCACGCACCTCGAAGCGGCACGGCGTCCGACACAGGGACTCCCCATCCGCACAAATCCACAGGGGAGCCTGCGGCGTCTCGTATTCCACCCACGCGCTGGTCAGCACACGCACGCGCGGATGCGTGAGATGCGTGCCCCGCATCACCCGCGGCAGCATCCGCACCACCGTCCACCGCGAGACCTGCTCCACCAAAGTAAGGTGAAATCGCCCGTCATCCGGCACCGCCCCCGGCGCAATCATCATCGCGCCCCCGTAACTGGGCGAATTGGCCGTCGCCGCCAGCAAAATGCGCCCCTCATACGCGCCAAACTCGCCCCGCAGGCGCACCACTGGAAACTGGAAATGCGCAAGCACCCGCAAAACGGCGTAAAGGTAGGCCGCCGTCCCGCGCAACCATAATTGCCGGGTCTCCACAAAACGGCTGGCCTCGGAATCAAAACCCAAGGTCGCCACCGTCAAAAACACACGCGAGCCGGCGATGCCCAAATCCACCGCCCGTGTTTTTCCGGCCAATATGGTTTCCGCCAGCCGCTCCGGCGGGGCATGCCGCGACACCCCCACCGCCCGCGCAAAATCATTGCACCGCCCGCGCGGCAACACACCCAATGCCACCGGCGTCCCCGCCAGAGCCGCGGCCACCTCCTGCAAGGTCCCATCGCCACCCGAGACAATGACCGCATCGCATCCGGCCGCCATCGCGGCGCGCGCCCGCCTTTCGGCATCCCCTCGGGCAGTGGTGGCTTCCAGCCGGGCCTCATGCCCCGCCTCCTGCAAAAGGCGTTGGACCCGCTCCGCGGTGACCATTGCGGAACGGTTGCCTGAGACGGGGTTGACCAGCAGGTAATACCGCATGCCTGGATTGTGCCCGCAAGCCCATGGCCGCCCAAGGCGAAAATGAGGAATGGCCCGGGGCTCGCCGGCCAGGGCCAGAGGAAGATACTTTCACCCTCCGACTGGCGCACCCCCCAACCCTGATGCCATGCGATTGCCCGGCGGAGCTTCCTTCGCCTTCCGGGCTTTCAATCAGGGCCGCCCCAAAAGCGCCGCCCGGACGAGTGCCCTAAACCGCAAGCCAATGGCTCAATACTCGCGCTTGCCCAACTTGCCCGGTTGCGGCACCGGATAACGGCCGTCCGCTCCCAGTTGCAGCGGGGCCGGACTATCCATGGTGACCTTGTCAATGCCCGGCGCAAATTCATGCTCACAGTTGAGCATGTCCTCATAGGTAATAATCTGGCCGGTATGCGCCGCCATGCGGCCCATCGAGGTCACCAGGCTGGCAATCGCGCCGCGCTTGGCTTCGTTGTAGGGCAGGTCTTTGCGAATGGCCTCCACCAAATCGTCCCACTCCAACTGATACGGGCTGGGCTCCGGCTGCGGAAAGGCCCAAATCAGGTCCTCGCTGGAAATGTTGTGCGATTTGAACAGCCGCACCCGCCCTGGCGTGTGGGCATTGGTGCTCACAATGCCCGAGCCTTTGGTCCCGTGCACATAGCTGGCAAATTCATTATGGCACCCAGGCATGTGCCGGCCCGTGAACCACAGCTTGGTGCCGTCAGGATAGGTATATTCGATGGAGTAACTGTCAAAGTTCTGGTCCAGCGAATCCCCCCGGTAATGGCGCCCCCCCACCGCATGCGCCCGCACCGGCCACGCATTTTTCATCCACGAGCACTCGTCAATCTGGTGGATGTTGTAGTCGCTGAAAACGCCCCCGCTGGCCCACAGGAACGCATGGAAGCGCTGGATTTGATACAACGTCTCATTCATGTTCGCCGGCCTGCGCCCGACCGTCGCCGCCGTGCCGCCGGTGCGATACGCGCGCATCAGGACAATGTCCCCAATCTGCCCGTCCGCAATGCGCTTGTGCAATTCCTGCCGTCCCTTGCAATGCCGCACCATCAAACCCACCCCCACCTTCAGGTTGAGCTTCTCGGAGCGCTCGGCCAGCTCCAGCATCTTGCGGGTGGTGGGGCCGTCCACGGTAACCGGCTTCTCCATGAACACATTAAGCCCCTTCTCGATCGCATATTGGAAATAGGGCCAGCGAAAGGCCGGCGGCGTGGCAAAGATTGCAATGTCCCCCTTCCGCAAACAATCCATGGCCTTTTTGGCGGCGTCAAAGCCCAGAAACTTCCGCTCCTCCGGCACGTCAAACTTGCCGCTGTTCGCGTACTTGTTGCTCAGGCTTTCAAAGCTGCGGTTGAGCTTGCCCTCAAATACATCCGCCATGGCCACCAGTTTGATGGGGCCGCTCTTGGTGGAAAGGGCGTTGTCCGCAGCGCCGGTACCCCGGCCACCGCAGCCAATCAAGGCCACTTGAATCGTGTTGTTTTCAGCAGCATAACCGGGGCGGGCCACGGCGGCCACAAGCGCGGCGCCAGTCACCGCTTTGGCAGAAGTACGCAAAAATGCGCGGCGAGTCGTTTCCATATGTTTTGGGCTAATTTTTCGCCCTCCATTTTAGCCCGATACCCCGCGCTTGTCCAAACCATATTGGCGCAACGGCAAAAAAATCAGCGCCGCCAGCCAGCTCAGGTCACAAACTCCAGCTCCGGCGCGCGGGGAATCAGACCCCGCTCAAAGGCCAGACCCAAAAAACGCCGGATGCTTTCCCGCCCGCGCTCGCCATAGTCCAGCGTCCAATGATTGACATACATGCCCACAAAACGATCCGCCAAAGCCCGGCCCATGTCCCGGGCAAATTGCAGCGCGTATTCCACGGCCTCCGGCCGGTGCTCCAGGCTGTAGCGAATGCTGGCCGTGAGCCAGTCGCTGATGCGCTTCCGGTCCGCCGGCGCAAAACGTTTGTGAATGACGTTGCCGCCCAACGGCAAGGGCAGGCCGTCCTGCTGGCGGCCCCACCACGCTCCCAAATCCTCGCACACCACCAGCCCCTCGTTCTGATAGGTAAGCTGGCCTTCATGGATGATCAGCCCCACGTCCGCCTCGCCACGGCGCACGGCCGCAAAAATCTGGTCAAAGGGCACCACCACATGGTTGAACTCCCGCGCCGGCCGTTCAAGCCACAGTTGCAGCGCTAGAAAAGCGCTGGTCATCACCCCCGGCACCGCAATGCGCCGTCGAGCGATTTCCTCGCGGCTCAAATGTTGTCGGGCCACCAGCATCGGGCCGTAACCATCGCCCATGCTCGCCCCGCTGGGCAGCAGCGCATACTGGTCGCAAACATACGCATAAGCATGGATGCTGATGGCCGTGATGTCCAGCTCGCCCCGGGTGGCGCGCTCATTCAAGGTCTGAATATCCTGCAAAATATGTTGAAAACGGAAACCCGGCGTGGGCAGCAGCTCCTTGGCCAGCGCGTAAAACATGAAGGCATCATCCGGGTCCGGCGAGTGCCCCAGCGTCAGCAAACGTTCATTCATGCAGGCAAGGTAGAAACAGGGACCCTGCCATGCAAGCTCCGATGCACCTGGCCGGCCCCCTCTCAAAGCGGTCTTACCCCCTGCATATCTCAAACATTCCCTGCATTTCTCTTGGCCAGCGCCGCCACGCCGACGTATAACCGCCGCATGAAAACCATGCTCACCTTCCTGGCGTCCGCGGCATCTGCCGGCCATCTGCTGGCCGCCACCGCCTTGGCGCCCCTGTCCCTGCATCCGGAGAACCCGCATTATTTCCTGTTTCGCGGCCAACCCACCGTGCTCATCACCTCGGCGGAACACTACGGCGCCGTCTTGAACCGGGATTTCAATTACGTGAAATACCTGCACACCCTGGCGCAGGACGGCCTCAATAACACCCGCACTTTCAGCGGCGCTTACGTCGAGCCACAGGGCGCCTTCAACATCGAACGCAACACCCTCGCCCCCGCCCCCGGCCGTTTCATTTGCCCCTGGGCGCGCAGCGACGTTCCCGGCTACGCCAACGGCGGCACTAAATTCGACCTGCACCGCTGGGATGAAGACTATTTCCGGCGGCTCAAGGATTTCCTGGCCACGGCCTCACGCTACGGCATCGTGGTGGAAATGAACCTTTTCTGCCCGTTTTATGAGGAAGCCCAATGGCGCCTTAGCCCGCAAAACGCCATCAACAATATCCAGGGCCTCGGCACCGTACCCCGCACCAATGTGTACACGCTCGACAAACATGGCGGCCTGCTGGCCGTGCATGAGGCCATGACCCGCAAAATTGTCACCGAATTGAAGGACTTTGATAATCTCTACTACGAGATTTGCAACGAACCCTACTTCGGCGGCGTGACCATGGCCTGGCAAAAACACATCGCTGACGTCATCGTGGCCACCGAAAAGGAATTGGGCGTCCGCCATCTCATTTCCATGAACATCGCCAACGGCAAGGCCAAAGTCACCGACCCGCACCCGGCCATCTCCATCTTCAACTTCCATTATGCCTTCCCGCCGGACACCGTGGCGATGAACTACGATTTGAACAAAATCATCGGCGACAACGAAACCGGCTTCAAGGGCACCAATGACACCCATTACCGCATGGAAGGCTGGGCCTTCATCCTGGCGGGCGGCGGCCTCTACAACAATCTGGATTATTCGTTCACCGTGGGCTTCGAGGACGGCACCTTCGCCTACCACGCCAAACAACCCGGCGGCGGCAACCCCGACTTTCGCCGCCAGATGCGCACGCTCAGCCAGTTCATTCATTCCTTTGACTTCGTCAAAATGCGGCCCGCGCGCGAGCTGGTGAAGGGCGGCCTCCCGGACAAGGCCCATGTCCAAATGCTGGCCGAGCCGGGCCGGCAGTATGCGCTTTACCTCTTTGGCGGCAAGGAGGCCCAACTGCAACTGGATGTGCCCGCCGGAACTTATTCCGTCCAATGGGTGTACCCGCGAACCGGTCAGAAAACGCCCGCACAGCCCGTGCGGCATGAAGGCGGACTGCTCACGCTGGCCACGCCGGCCTACGAGCCGGACATTGCCCTGCGGCTGGTGCGCGCTCAACCTTAGGCGCCGGCCCCCCTTTACAGATTGCGCGGCTCGATGCCATGCAGATGGCGCACGAGAAAATCCATGCGCCGCCGGTTGCCGTAAGGCGTCTCCGCCGCGCCGTGACCCACGCCCGGGATGACGAGCAAGTCGAAGTCTTTGTCGGCTTTAATCAGGGCATTGACCACCTGCATGGTGGACGCCGGGTCCACATTTTCATCCATCTCCCCCACAATCAGCATTAATTTGCCCTGCAAACGGTGCGCCTGGGTCACATTGCTTTGCTCCGCATAATGCGGCCCCACCGGCCAGCCCATCCATTGCTCATTCCACCAGATTTTATCCATGCGGTTGTCATGGCAGCCACAATCCGCCACCGCCACCTTGTAAAAATCAGGATGCGCAATCAAGGCCCGCGCCGCATTTTGCCCGCCCGCCGAGCCGCCAAAAATGCCCACGCGGCTCAAATCCATATAAGGATACTTTTGCGCCGCCGCCTTCATCCACAAGATGCGGTCCGGGAAACCGGCGTCGCCGAGGTTTTTCCAGCAAACATCATGAAACGCCTTAGAACGATGCGACGTCCCCATGCCGTCCATTTGCACCACAATGAACCCCAGCTCCGCATAAGCCTGCCCCTGATGCGAGGGCTGAAAGTTTTTGGGAGTGAAGGAGCCTTGCGGGCCGGCATAAATCCGCTCCACCACCGGATATTTTTTGCCGGGGTCCAACCGCGTGGGCCGCCAAATCACCCCGTAAATATCGGTCTGTCCATCGCGGCCTTTGGCCACAAACGGCTCCGGCAGCCGCCACCCCAACTGGCTCATGGCCGAGGCATCCGCCGTCTCCAGCACACACACCAGCCGCCCGTCCTCCGCCCGCCGCAGCTCATGCACCGGCGGAGCGTCCACCCGCGACCAGGTATCTATGAAAAACCGGCGGTCCGGCGAAAATTGCACCGTGTGCGTGCCGTTGCCCTCGGTCAATAGCGTGAGCTGGCTGCCGTCAAAATTCACCCGCGCATAATGCACATAATAAGGATCCTGGCCGGGATGAATGCCCCCCGCCCGAAACCATATTTGCCGACGCTCCTCGTCCACCCGCTCCACCCCGCGCACCACCCACGGGCCGCGCGTCATCTGATGCTTCACCTTCCCCGTGCGTGCATCATATAGATAAAGATGATTCCACCCGTCCCGCTCCGACATCCAAATCAGCTCGCCGCTCCGCTCCAGGTAGTGCAAAAAAAACTTGCCCGAGTAATCAATGAACGTGGCGCTGCGCTCGTCTATGAGCGCCCGGGCTTCCCCGGTAGCGGCATTCACCGCAATCAACCGCAAGATTTGATGCCCCCGCCGATTGTGCACAAAGGTGAATTGACTCGAATCCGCCGCCCACCGCACGTCCTGATTGGACCACGGATTCTCAAACAGCGCCGGAACAATTTCAATTTTGCGGCGCTGCGCCACATCGAAAAGCTGCGGCATCGGCTGCGGCACGCGGTCCCCCGGCTTGAGGTAATCATACGAATGCAGCTTGGGCTGCAACTGGTCCTTGGGGGAAGACTCCACGTAATACACCTTGCGCGTGTCCCCCTGTTTCACGCGCATGACCACCAGCTTCCGGCTGTCCGGCGCCCAGTAGAACCGCCCCTCATAACGGTCCTCCGCTGTCCCATCCGTGCTCAGCGCAAATTCCTGCTGGTCAGAAACCCGCCGCAAAAAAACATTGTTTTCCCGGTAAAACGCCTGCCACTGCCCGTCGGGCGACAACCCCTCGCGCGAACGCGCAGCCCGCGCCGGCTCCGTCGCTGCCGGAGAGGGAGCCGCCCGATTGGGCTTCTCAATCACCGCCTCCCCGCCGCCTTCCACCGCCTCAAACACCGCCACCGTATTGCCGTCACCATCCGTCACCTGCCACACATGCCCGGCAAAAGTGTGCTGGTCCCGCTCCGCGCCGGCCGCCAGGGTCCCATACGCCTGCGGGCGGCCCTCAGGATTAATCCAGAACAGCCGCACTTCCTGCCCGGTCCGATTGATGAACCGGATGGAGGTCTCCTCCCCCGTCCGCCGGGAGGGCCGCACATTGCGCGAGGCGGCCAGATTTTCCGTTTTGGCCGCCTCGCGGGGCACTTCGGAAAGTGCATAACTGGCCAGGGCCAGCCTCCAGGATTTTCCTTCAGCGCGGAATTGCACCCATTGCCCCGCAGCGTCCCATTCCAAGGCGTCCATGGGCAGGCGGTGGGATGGCACCTCCTTTTTCAAGGCCCGGCTCAACGCTTCCGCCAACCGGGCATGGTCAAACGCCGGCCGCCGCTCCCCCCGCACCGCATCCACCACCACGAATTCACGCGCCCCGCCCGCCAGCTCTTTGCGATACCAAAAGCGCTCCCCGCCCGCGAACCAGTGGGGAGTGAGGCGCGCGTTCAACACCTTGCCCTCACAAAGCCTGCTCCATTGAAATGCCCGCTGGTAGTCCTCCCTGGTAATTTGTGACTTCAAGCCGGTCGTCCCTGCTGCCAGCAAGCAGAGCCAAACCATCAACATGCGTCGCATAAAACTTAGCGTGCGGACAACTGCCCCGCCGCGGCAGCAGAGGGTTCCTGAAGAAGGTCTGCCCATGGTTGGCGGTACTGGCGCAGTTCCTTTTCCTGGCGCTCATCAAACGCCCCCCGGCGCTGCGCATACAAATCCATCCACACCACCCACCGCTCCCAATCCGCCGGCGTCAACGGCGGCTTGCCGCAGGCCGTGTCCGGCTTTTGCAAAAATTGCAACAGCACACTGCGCTGGGCAATGCCGTCGCCTTCGATGGAATAACCGCGGGCGTAAGCGTCCTTGACCTGTTTCAGAAGGCTCGGTTTGCCGTAACGGGTAAGTTGCTCATAGGCGGCCTCCGCCGTCAGATTGATTTTGCGCGCCGCAAGCTGGTCAGCAGCGGGAGAATGGCAGCGCACACAATCGCGATTAAGCATCGGTTGAATCAACGTATCAAAGCGCAAAGGCCACGTCCCCTCCGGGCCGGGTTGAATGCGCGACGGCTCGCGCGCCGCAGCCAACGCCCGCCGGCTGGCCGGCGCAGTAGAACGATGCTCATGACAGCCGGCGCAGCTCAGGGTCTGTCCCGGCTGCACATGCGCCGCGCTGCGCATGGTCTGCACGGCCAGCCCCCGCTCATCCAGCGCCTGAAAAAACACAATCACCCCCGCCGGCACCCGGAAATACGCCGAGCCATCCGCCTCCACCGGCACCGTGCCCAACAGCAACTTCCCCGGGTCATCCTTCGTCAGCCCCAGATTCGGATAGTCCATCGTGGGATGGGTCTTGGGCGGAATGGCCACGATGCGCAACGCCTTGATGTCGCCGCGCTTCACGGTGTGCAAACCGCGGTAAACATCCGTCAGCAAAAACCGTCCCTCCTGGCTCGCCTCCCATTGTGCCTGCGCGGCAATCACCGGCGGCGTCGGCCGCGGCCTGAGCGGGATGGGTTCCAGGGAGGAAATGCGCGGGTCGCGATAAATCAGCTCGCGGCAGCCCATGGCGTCATAAAGGTAGAGCGACATGCTGTTGTCCGGCCGCTGCACCGCATGCCAGCGCTCCCACCCTTCCGGCCCCGGCACGGATACGCCCTCATAGCTCCACGCCACCAGGTAAAACCGCTCCGACAACGGCCACGGGCTGGCATAATACGTCTTGGGCCACGTCTCCACCTCAGGCATTGGCACCTCCGGCGTCAGGCGCGTGATGGGCGCGGCCCCCTCCGTGCCCACGCTGGGGTCCAAGAGCACCAGGCTGCCCATCGTTTGCGAATGATGCCCCGACGCCGTAAACACAATCTTCCGGCTGTTGGGCACCGGTTTCGCCTCAAACGCGCAGTGCGGCGCCACCGTGTAGTTGCCGTACACCACGCGCGGATTCGTGCCATCCGGATTCATGGCCCACAAACCCATGTAGGGCATGTTGTCGCGGTCCACATAATCCCAGCGCGAATACAAAATCGCCCCATCGTGCCCCACCTCCGGCGTCCATTCAAACATCTCAAACGGCGAAATGGCCGTCAGGTCCGAACCGTCCGCCTTCATCGTGTGCAACGTGTACACCGCCACCGGCCGCTCCGGCCCCCCGCCGCAGCGCACGTAAATATCCGGCTGCGCCCCCCGCTCCACCGATTGCCGCGCCGTGGCCTTGTTCACCTGCAACGCCTGCCCGCGCCGCGTGGACAAAAACACAATCCGCCCATCCGGCAGATACCGCCCGTCGAAATCGTCATACTTGCCAAAGGTCAACTGCCGCAATCCCGTGCCGTCCACGTTCATCTCAAAGAGATGGTAAAAGGCG
This is a stretch of genomic DNA from Fontisphaera persica. It encodes these proteins:
- a CDS encoding MqnA/MqnD/SBP family protein → MNERLLTLGHSPDPDDAFMFYALAKELLPTPGFRFQHILQDIQTLNERATRGELDITAISIHAYAYVCDQYALLPSGASMGDGYGPMLVARQHLSREEIARRRIAVPGVMTSAFLALQLWLERPAREFNHVVVPFDQIFAAVRRGEADVGLIIHEGQLTYQNEGLVVCEDLGAWWGRQQDGLPLPLGGNVIHKRFAPADRKRISDWLTASIRYSLEHRPEAVEYALQFARDMGRALADRFVGMYVNHWTLDYGERGRESIRRFLGLAFERGLIPRAPELEFVT
- a CDS encoding DPP IV N-terminal domain-containing protein; amino-acid sequence: MLMVWLCLLAAGTTGLKSQITREDYQRAFQWSRLCEGKVLNARLTPHWFAGGERFWYRKELAGGAREFVVVDAVRGERRPAFDHARLAEALSRALKKEVPSHRLPMDALEWDAAGQWVQFRAEGKSWRLALASYALSEVPREAAKTENLAASRNVRPSRRTGEETSIRFINRTGQEVRLFWINPEGRPQAYGTLAAGAERDQHTFAGHVWQVTDGDGNTVAVFEAVEGGGEAVIEKPNRAAPSPAATEPARAARSREGLSPDGQWQAFYRENNVFLRRVSDQQEFALSTDGTAEDRYEGRFYWAPDSRKLVVMRVKQGDTRKVYYVESSPKDQLQPKLHSYDYLKPGDRVPQPMPQLFDVAQRRKIEIVPALFENPWSNQDVRWAADSSQFTFVHNRRGHQILRLIAVNAATGEARALIDERSATFIDYSGKFFLHYLERSGELIWMSERDGWNHLYLYDARTGKVKHQMTRGPWVVRGVERVDEERRQIWFRAGGIHPGQDPYYVHYARVNFDGSQLTLLTEGNGTHTVQFSPDRRFFIDTWSRVDAPPVHELRRAEDGRLVCVLETADASAMSQLGWRLPEPFVAKGRDGQTDIYGVIWRPTRLDPGKKYPVVERIYAGPQGSFTPKNFQPSHQGQAYAELGFIVVQMDGMGTSHRSKAFHDVCWKNLGDAGFPDRILWMKAAAQKYPYMDLSRVGIFGGSAGGQNAARALIAHPDFYKVAVADCGCHDNRMDKIWWNEQWMGWPVGPHYAEQSNVTQAHRLQGKLMLIVGEMDENVDPASTMQVVNALIKADKDFDLLVIPGVGHGAAETPYGNRRRMDFLVRHLHGIEPRNL
- a CDS encoding discoidin domain-containing protein, which produces MRVTQRRGCGWLLAAGMGWVAWQLLAEAPATRLEAGAWRQLVASNYLAEAYADLAVAQHTNLTCEADAAGGCDGVINGGWGFHTGEDATPWWQVDLQQIHTLGQVVIWNRTEAAERARELEVHLSLDGQQWRRVYAHDGRVFKGHADRKPLDIKLNGERARYVRVQLPARGFLHLDEIEVFTSTHPRQNVALRRPAKQSSLSRWSQNHLAPQEPDWRAMTERVHAYCRLRLGELRQEGVDTRALEARLQRLLADYAAVPARAYTREHYLAARWVQREIALANPLLDFDTLVFNKRAPASFNHMSDQYYGWWSRPGGGIYLLRHFKSESPEEVCLTTAFTAPGSFLRPTLSYDGRKILFAWCRHYPHLHKETNKLDKANIPEDAFYHLFEMNVDGTGLRQLTFGKYDDFDGRYLPDGRIVFLSTRRGQALQVNKATARQSVERGAQPDIYVRCGGGPERPVAVYTLHTMKADGSDLTAISPFEMFEWTPEVGHDGAILYSRWDYVDRDNMPYMGLWAMNPDGTNPRVVYGNYTVAPHCAFEAKPVPNSRKIVFTASGHHSQTMGSLVLLDPSVGTEGAAPITRLTPEVPMPEVETWPKTYYASPWPLSERFYLVAWSYEGVSVPGPEGWERWHAVQRPDNSMSLYLYDAMGCRELIYRDPRISSLEPIPLRPRPTPPVIAAQAQWEASQEGRFLLTDVYRGLHTVKRGDIKALRIVAIPPKTHPTMDYPNLGLTKDDPGKLLLGTVPVEADGSAYFRVPAGVIVFFQALDERGLAVQTMRSAAHVQPGQTLSCAGCHEHRSTAPASRRALAAAREPSRIQPGPEGTWPLRFDTLIQPMLNRDCVRCHSPAADQLAARKINLTAEAAYEQLTRYGKPSLLKQVKDAYARGYSIEGDGIAQRSVLLQFLQKPDTACGKPPLTPADWERWVVWMDLYAQRRGAFDERQEKELRQYRQPWADLLQEPSAAAAGQLSAR